Proteins found in one Flavobacteriales bacterium genomic segment:
- a CDS encoding helix-turn-helix transcriptional regulator — MSEVIKNQHIGNQMLAMKMRNLYKEDIDKFKDLADYFSLSYYVNGRNVKEYYDFSKHLYTKGHNVEKLFEKGFSYLKEISDQKSLEWTLIKTEQLNRSEDFLSICSYPQLMALDREPEVILTNKLILDSEKNISFLNFMSELGVIGEIIKELVPNLYKDRERWMLLQSLTKREKDIIQELATGKKLYDISDAMCVTESTLRTHKKNVYRKLGIHNSRELVRYALIMDLILD; from the coding sequence ATGAGCGAAGTAATTAAAAATCAACATATAGGAAATCAAATGCTCGCCATGAAAATGCGAAATTTGTATAAGGAAGATATCGATAAATTTAAAGATTTAGCCGATTATTTCTCCTTGTCCTATTATGTAAATGGAAGAAATGTTAAAGAATATTATGACTTTTCAAAACACTTGTACACCAAAGGACACAATGTAGAAAAATTGTTTGAAAAAGGATTTTCGTACCTCAAAGAAATATCAGACCAAAAAAGCTTAGAATGGACCTTAATAAAAACGGAACAGTTAAATAGATCAGAAGACTTCTTGTCTATTTGTAGTTACCCACAATTAATGGCTTTAGATAGAGAGCCCGAGGTAATTCTCACCAATAAGCTTATTTTGGACTCCGAAAAAAATATTAGTTTTTTGAATTTTATGTCGGAACTTGGTGTAATCGGAGAAATTATAAAAGAATTGGTGCCTAATCTTTATAAAGATAGAGAAAGATGGATGCTTCTTCAATCTCTTACAAAAAGAGAAAAAGATATCATTCAAGAATTAGCAACAGGAAAAAAACTCTATGATATTTCTGATGCTATGTGTGTAACAGAAAGTACGCTAAGAACACACAAAAAAAATGTCTATAGAAAGTTGGGAATTCACAACAGTAGAGAACTTGTTCGCTATGCTTTAATTATGGATTTGATTTTAGATTAG
- a CDS encoding alpha/beta hydrolase, with protein sequence MKVKDRLTVIFLHGNSSSAKIFEDVVKSPVLKMEKIAMSFSGHDQIDFIEKRPHGLLEQYCQEVLDVTDNILNDVVLVGNSMGGYVALEVAERIKNLKGLVIMGTAPITGPQDMEKAFLPSESLAIFLKPESTEDEVGQAIESAVYDKKTIPFHTESYFQTDPRVRTSMGIELTQGQMKNQFEIYTTLPIKKMIIHGAMDPTLSIEYLKEVDEIAGEKSRLSILEKCGHYPSIDAPLDFINKLNSFLSE encoded by the coding sequence ATGAAAGTAAAAGACAGATTAACAGTCATTTTTCTACATGGGAACTCATCTTCGGCAAAAATTTTCGAAGATGTAGTTAAGAGTCCTGTTTTGAAAATGGAGAAAATTGCTATGAGCTTTTCTGGACATGATCAAATAGATTTTATCGAAAAAAGACCTCATGGTTTATTGGAACAATATTGCCAAGAAGTACTAGATGTGACCGATAATATTTTAAATGATGTCGTTTTAGTGGGGAATTCAATGGGTGGTTATGTTGCTCTTGAAGTTGCAGAAAGAATAAAGAATTTAAAAGGCTTAGTGATTATGGGAACTGCTCCTATTACGGGCCCACAGGATATGGAAAAGGCATTTTTGCCCTCAGAGTCTTTAGCTATTTTTTTAAAGCCAGAATCTACCGAAGACGAAGTAGGACAAGCGATAGAATCTGCTGTTTATGACAAAAAAACAATTCCGTTTCATACTGAGTCTTATTTTCAAACAGACCCAAGAGTAAGAACATCTATGGGAATTGAATTAACGCAAGGGCAGATGAAAAATCAATTTGAAATCTATACCACATTGCCCATCAAAAAAATGATTATTCATGGAGCAATGGATCCTACACTGTCTATAGAATACCTTAAGGAAGTGGATGAAATTGCAGGAGAAAAAAGCCGCTTATCAATTTTAGAAAAATGTGGTCATTATCCTAGTATAGATGCACCATTGGACTTTATAAATAAATTGAATTCATTCCTAAGTGAGTAA
- the gap gene encoding type I glyceraldehyde-3-phosphate dehydrogenase has translation MRIAINGFGRIGRVLFRVLVNHPKIEIIAINDLGDPKVLTHLLKYDSVHRGFPTEVSIEDDYLVAGKQKSLFIQERNPEKLPWKELNIDLVVESTGQFLTQELANKHLEAGAKKVILSAPPKDNRIPMIVMGLNEDGIQPSDKIISNASCTTNSAAPLIEIVNEIAEIESAYITTVHSYTGDQALHDRPHKDFRRARAGAVSIVPTTTGAAKALSHLFPHLQLGGCGIRVPVPDGSLTDISFVVKNDISIDEINQAFQKASEGKWKGILSYIDDPVVSNDIIGNSYSCVFDSLLTSVIGRMIKVVGWYDNEMGYSHRLKDLIEYLDQEKL, from the coding sequence ATGAGAATAGCAATTAATGGTTTTGGTAGAATCGGAAGAGTCCTTTTTCGAGTGTTAGTGAATCATCCAAAAATTGAAATAATTGCCATAAATGACCTTGGAGACCCCAAAGTTTTGACGCATTTATTGAAATATGATTCTGTTCATAGAGGTTTTCCTACAGAGGTTTCTATTGAAGACGATTACCTTGTAGCAGGAAAACAAAAATCTCTTTTTATTCAAGAAAGAAACCCTGAAAAACTCCCTTGGAAAGAACTCAATATTGATCTCGTAGTGGAATCAACTGGTCAGTTTCTGACTCAAGAATTGGCAAATAAACACCTTGAAGCTGGAGCGAAAAAAGTAATTCTTTCTGCACCTCCAAAGGATAATCGTATTCCTATGATTGTCATGGGACTGAATGAAGATGGCATTCAACCATCTGATAAAATTATTTCTAATGCCAGCTGTACTACAAACAGTGCTGCCCCACTGATAGAAATTGTGAATGAAATTGCAGAAATAGAATCAGCCTATATCACTACCGTTCATTCCTATACAGGAGATCAAGCACTGCATGACAGACCTCACAAAGACTTTAGAAGAGCTAGAGCTGGTGCCGTTTCTATCGTACCCACAACCACTGGTGCGGCTAAGGCTTTAAGTCATCTTTTTCCGCATTTACAATTAGGAGGATGCGGTATTCGTGTTCCTGTTCCCGATGGTTCGCTTACAGATATTAGTTTTGTTGTAAAAAACGATATTTCTATTGATGAAATCAATCAGGCTTTCCAAAAAGCTTCAGAAGGAAAATGGAAAGGAATACTGAGCTATATCGATGATCCCGTGGTTTCCAATGATATCATTGGGAATTCCTACTCTTGTGTTTTTGATAGTTTATTGACTTCCGTGATAGGTCGAATGATAAAAGTAGTAGGATGGTATGACAACGAAATGGGATATTCTCATAGATTAAAAGATTTGATAGAGTATTTGGATCAAGAAAAATTATAG
- the uvrA gene encoding excinuclease ABC subunit UvrA: MTLDNKEQYLEVFGAQEHNLKNIDVSIPMDKLVVITGLSGSGKSSLAFDTIYAEGQRRYIETFSSYLKNFLGNMERPKVDKINGLSPVISIEQKSTNKNPRSTVGTITEIYDFLRLMYARLSDAYSYNTGEKMVQFSDEEILKRINDRFQGQKVAILAPVVKNRKGHYRELLESIRKKGFIFAWIDGEMRELELGMKLDRYKNHDIDIVIDRLSIKAGNEERLKSSVELALKNGNNVLRIYNYDSQELTYFSRELMCSSTGLAYPSPEPNSFSFNSPKGACPACRGIGEKHVSDISKIVPDEELSIKQGVIQPLKNKKSLWVKQQIEAICKRFAFKDTTPWKEIPEEGKNALLYGFKGSVKSINEAVGVRQEVKIDFGGFVNYIQEQFEQEDSQKIKREASEYISKIACPDCGGQKLKIESLHFKINEKNIAEVSSLDILTLKNFIKETEGNFSSKKQKIAEQILLEINKRIDFLLDVGLGYLSLGRQVKTLSGGESQRIRLATQIGSQLEGVLYILDEPSIGLHQRDNTRLINSLKSLRDIGNSVMVVEHDREIMEEADYILDLGPGAGKNGGSIIAQGKLEDIMRDSPSTGAYLNFEKYTPLSQKREGNGEIIELIGATGNNLQDVHLKLPLGKLVAVTGVSGSGKSTLINETLYPILNHHFYRAVKKPMPYKEIKGIENIDKIVDIDQAPIGRSPRSNPATYTGVWTPIRKLFAEVPEAKIRGYKIGRFSFNVKGGRCEECQGGGQKLIEMNFLPDVYVPCETCRGKRFNKETLEIRYKGKNINDILEMSIKEAAQFFDQIPSIYRHLKTLVDVGLGYIHLGQSSTTLSGGEAQRVKLASELSKRDTGKTLFILDEPTTGLHFQDVHVLMEVLNAIVDKGNTVVVIEHNMDVIKNADHIIDLGPEGGDRGGEIMAEGDPYELMEKDTLTAKYLKEEIEKHLKFAK; this comes from the coding sequence ATGACATTGGATAATAAAGAACAATACCTCGAAGTCTTTGGTGCTCAAGAGCACAACCTCAAAAATATAGATGTATCCATTCCTATGGATAAACTGGTAGTAATTACTGGGCTTAGTGGAAGTGGAAAATCTTCTCTTGCTTTTGATACGATTTATGCAGAAGGGCAAAGGCGATATATCGAAACATTTTCTTCCTATCTCAAGAATTTTTTGGGAAATATGGAAAGACCCAAAGTAGATAAAATCAATGGTTTGAGTCCTGTGATTTCTATAGAGCAAAAATCTACGAATAAAAATCCTAGATCTACTGTGGGAACCATTACGGAAATCTATGATTTTCTTCGTTTAATGTATGCCCGTCTTTCCGACGCTTATTCCTATAACACAGGAGAAAAGATGGTGCAATTTTCTGATGAAGAAATTTTAAAGAGAATCAATGATCGTTTTCAAGGTCAAAAAGTAGCGATTCTTGCACCAGTAGTCAAAAACAGAAAAGGACATTATAGAGAGCTCTTAGAAAGTATTCGTAAAAAAGGATTCATTTTCGCATGGATCGATGGAGAAATGCGAGAACTGGAACTTGGAATGAAGCTCGATCGATATAAAAATCACGATATTGATATTGTGATAGATCGTTTGAGTATAAAAGCAGGAAATGAGGAACGCTTGAAAAGCTCAGTGGAATTGGCTCTCAAAAATGGGAATAATGTTTTAAGGATTTATAATTATGACAGCCAAGAACTAACCTATTTTAGTAGAGAACTGATGTGTTCTTCAACAGGATTGGCGTATCCAAGTCCAGAACCCAATAGTTTTTCTTTCAATTCTCCTAAAGGGGCTTGTCCTGCGTGTAGAGGAATTGGGGAAAAACATGTATCGGATATTTCTAAAATAGTTCCCGACGAAGAATTGAGTATTAAGCAAGGAGTAATTCAGCCACTTAAAAACAAGAAAAGTCTTTGGGTAAAACAACAAATAGAGGCTATTTGTAAACGTTTTGCATTCAAAGATACTACCCCTTGGAAGGAGATTCCCGAAGAGGGGAAAAATGCGTTACTTTATGGTTTCAAAGGTTCTGTAAAGTCTATAAATGAAGCCGTGGGTGTTCGCCAAGAAGTGAAAATTGATTTTGGTGGTTTTGTAAATTATATTCAAGAGCAATTTGAGCAAGAGGATTCTCAAAAAATTAAAAGAGAAGCATCGGAATATATTTCCAAAATAGCTTGTCCAGACTGTGGAGGTCAAAAACTGAAAATAGAATCATTACATTTTAAGATAAACGAAAAAAATATTGCCGAAGTATCTTCCTTAGATATTTTGACTTTAAAAAACTTTATAAAAGAAACAGAAGGAAATTTTTCTTCAAAAAAACAAAAAATTGCCGAGCAAATCCTTTTAGAAATCAATAAAAGAATAGACTTTTTACTTGATGTAGGGCTGGGTTATTTGTCTTTGGGTCGCCAAGTAAAAACATTATCAGGTGGAGAATCTCAAAGAATAAGATTAGCTACACAAATAGGATCGCAGTTAGAAGGCGTACTCTATATTTTGGATGAACCAAGTATTGGACTTCACCAAAGAGATAATACACGATTGATAAACTCTTTGAAATCACTAAGAGATATAGGGAATTCTGTGATGGTCGTAGAGCACGATAGAGAAATCATGGAAGAGGCTGATTATATCCTAGATTTAGGACCTGGGGCAGGTAAAAATGGAGGATCTATCATCGCTCAAGGAAAGCTAGAAGACATCATGAGAGATTCCCCAAGTACGGGAGCGTATCTCAATTTTGAAAAATACACACCACTTTCTCAAAAAAGAGAAGGAAATGGAGAAATCATAGAACTGATAGGAGCTACAGGGAATAACCTCCAAGATGTGCATCTCAAATTACCACTAGGAAAATTAGTGGCAGTTACTGGAGTTTCAGGCTCTGGAAAATCTACCTTAATCAATGAAACCTTATATCCTATTCTAAATCATCATTTTTATCGAGCGGTTAAAAAACCGATGCCTTACAAAGAAATAAAAGGGATAGAAAACATCGATAAAATAGTGGATATAGATCAAGCACCTATTGGGCGTTCGCCAAGATCAAATCCTGCAACTTATACAGGAGTTTGGACACCCATAAGAAAATTATTTGCAGAGGTTCCTGAGGCAAAAATTAGAGGTTATAAAATAGGACGTTTTTCTTTTAATGTAAAAGGAGGACGCTGTGAAGAATGCCAAGGAGGTGGGCAAAAACTCATCGAAATGAATTTTTTACCAGATGTATATGTTCCTTGTGAAACCTGTAGAGGAAAACGCTTTAATAAAGAAACGTTAGAGATTCGATACAAAGGAAAAAACATCAACGATATTTTGGAAATGAGTATCAAAGAAGCTGCTCAATTTTTCGATCAAATTCCTTCTATCTACCGTCATTTAAAAACCTTAGTTGATGTGGGGCTAGGTTATATCCATCTAGGACAATCTTCCACAACGCTTTCTGGAGGGGAAGCACAGAGGGTGAAACTGGCATCAGAACTGAGTAAAAGAGATACAGGTAAAACACTCTTTATTCTTGATGAACCTACAACAGGACTCCATTTTCAAGATGTTCATGTTTTAATGGAAGTTCTTAATGCTATTGTGGACAAAGGAAATACCGTAGTGGTGATAGAGCATAATATGGACGTGATTAAAAATGCTGATCATATTATTGATTTAGGACCAGAAGGAGGAGATAGAGGAGGAGAAATCATGGCAGAAGGAGACCCTTATGAATTGATGGAAAAAGACACGCTAACTGCCAAATACCTCAAAGAAGAAATAGAAAAACACTTAAAATTTGCCAAATAA
- the lipA gene encoding lipoyl synthase, whose amino-acid sequence MSRATEEQQAQKDNLMKRKPKWLRVKLPTGKSYKNVRGLVSKHNLHTICESGNCPNMGECWGAGTATFMILGNICTRSCGFCAVATGRPKPVEWKEPEKVARSVKLMKVKHAVITSVDRDDLKDGGSIIWAETVKAIRRVSPQTTMETLIPDFQGKKEQIQRIIDANPEVVSHNMETVERLTREVRIQARYQRSLEVLRNLKDGGIKRTKSGIMLGLGETEEEVIQSLEDLKNAKVDIITLGQYLQPTPKHLAVENFVTPEQFAKYKEIGDKMGFRHFESSPLVRSSYHAEKHIL is encoded by the coding sequence ATGTCTAGAGCAACCGAAGAACAACAAGCACAGAAAGATAACCTAATGAAGCGTAAGCCAAAATGGTTAAGAGTAAAACTCCCTACTGGGAAGAGCTATAAAAATGTGCGAGGGCTAGTAAGCAAGCATAATCTACATACCATTTGCGAAAGCGGAAACTGCCCCAATATGGGAGAATGCTGGGGAGCAGGAACTGCTACTTTTATGATTTTGGGAAATATTTGCACACGCTCTTGTGGGTTTTGTGCCGTAGCTACAGGAAGACCGAAACCTGTGGAGTGGAAAGAACCCGAAAAAGTAGCAAGGTCTGTAAAGCTCATGAAAGTAAAGCATGCCGTTATTACTTCTGTAGATAGAGATGACCTCAAAGATGGTGGATCTATTATCTGGGCAGAAACCGTAAAAGCCATTAGAAGAGTAAGTCCGCAAACTACTATGGAGACTTTAATCCCAGATTTCCAAGGTAAAAAAGAGCAAATACAAAGAATTATAGATGCAAATCCTGAAGTAGTTTCCCATAATATGGAAACGGTGGAAAGACTCACAAGAGAAGTAAGGATTCAAGCACGTTATCAACGATCTCTTGAAGTTCTTCGTAACCTGAAAGACGGAGGTATTAAGAGAACAAAATCGGGAATTATGCTTGGCCTTGGAGAAACCGAAGAGGAAGTTATTCAATCCTTAGAAGATCTCAAAAATGCAAAAGTAGATATTATCACCCTTGGACAATATCTTCAACCGACACCAAAACACTTAGCTGTTGAGAACTTTGTCACACCAGAACAGTTTGCAAAATATAAAGAAATAGGTGATAAAATGGGATTCCGACATTTTGAAAGTTCTCCACTCGTTCGCTCATCTTATCATGCAGAAAAACACATTTTGTAG
- the gatB gene encoding Asp-tRNA(Asn)/Glu-tRNA(Gln) amidotransferase subunit GatB: MEKLKNSDYELIVGLEIHLQLKTKSKAYCSDGYEYGGDPNTQVSPISLGHPGTLPVPNIEVIHHAIRLGIATNSQIRKVNEYARKNYFYADLPKGYQITQDKTPICIDGHLMVNDAEGKEIKIGITRIHMEEDSGKSIHDIDPFDSLIDLNRAGVPLLEVVSEPDIRSVEEAYNYLSEIRKIVKYLDVCDGNMEEGSMRCDANISVRKKGEDTLRNRVEVKNMNSFRNVQKAILHEANRQIDCYENGQEVDQETRNFDTNSGTTSVMRSKEDAHDYRYFPEPDILPIIVTEERIDEVKKSMPTLPKVLFEKYTTEYQLSDYDANLLTEERDMALYFEKIISYTENYKSACNYLMGSVKSYLNEKAIDILEFPLEASKIAELIKLIDEGKVSHTAVQQKLFPAMVNAPLKGVQELAEELNIIQDSDEDSLKKIIEGVIENMPNEVERFKNGEKKLQGLFMGQIMKASKGKADPRLTSKLLNQLLN, from the coding sequence TTGGAAAAACTAAAAAATTCTGATTACGAACTTATTGTAGGTCTTGAAATACACTTACAATTAAAGACAAAATCTAAAGCCTATTGTAGTGATGGTTATGAATATGGAGGAGACCCTAATACTCAAGTTTCACCAATAAGTTTGGGGCATCCAGGGACTTTGCCTGTTCCCAATATTGAAGTAATTCATCATGCAATCCGATTGGGAATTGCTACAAATTCCCAGATCCGAAAGGTAAATGAATACGCCAGAAAAAACTATTTCTATGCCGATTTACCTAAAGGATACCAAATTACCCAAGACAAAACACCCATCTGCATAGATGGACACCTGATGGTTAATGATGCAGAAGGAAAAGAAATAAAAATCGGGATTACCAGAATTCACATGGAAGAAGATTCTGGAAAATCTATTCACGACATAGATCCATTTGATTCTTTAATAGATTTGAACCGTGCAGGAGTTCCTTTATTAGAAGTAGTATCGGAGCCTGATATACGTTCTGTAGAAGAAGCATATAATTACCTTTCAGAAATTAGAAAAATTGTAAAATATCTAGATGTTTGCGATGGTAATATGGAAGAAGGTAGTATGCGTTGTGATGCAAATATTTCTGTAAGAAAAAAAGGTGAAGACACACTTCGGAATCGTGTTGAGGTAAAAAACATGAACTCTTTTAGAAATGTGCAAAAAGCCATTCTTCACGAGGCAAATAGACAGATAGATTGTTACGAAAACGGGCAAGAAGTGGATCAAGAAACAAGAAATTTTGATACCAATAGTGGAACCACGTCTGTAATGAGAAGTAAAGAAGATGCTCACGATTATCGCTATTTTCCAGAGCCAGATATCTTGCCAATTATTGTAACTGAAGAACGTATTGATGAAGTAAAGAAATCAATGCCAACACTTCCAAAAGTTCTTTTTGAAAAATACACTACAGAATATCAACTGTCTGATTATGATGCAAATCTTCTTACGGAGGAAAGAGATATGGCTTTGTATTTTGAAAAAATCATTAGTTATACAGAGAATTATAAATCAGCATGTAATTATTTGATGGGATCTGTAAAGTCCTATTTGAATGAAAAAGCTATAGATATTTTAGAGTTTCCACTCGAAGCTTCTAAAATTGCTGAGCTCATCAAGTTGATTGATGAAGGGAAAGTTTCTCATACAGCCGTTCAACAAAAGCTTTTTCCAGCCATGGTAAACGCTCCCCTAAAAGGAGTACAAGAACTTGCAGAAGAACTTAATATTATCCAAGATAGTGATGAAGATTCGCTTAAAAAGATCATTGAAGGTGTAATAGAAAATATGCCAAATGAAGTCGAAAGATTTAAAAATGGCGAGAAAAAACTTCAAGGACTCTTCATGGGGCAAATAATGAAAGCATCCAAAGGAAAAGCAGATCCAAGATTAACAAGTAAATTATTAAACCAATTATTAAACTAG
- a CDS encoding AhpC/TSA family protein, translating to MKKVSIIFSLILLSIIASCGGGKTESKFNTNIAVEYAEADTAILIQINPKSAMPIDTLYFTDNRANYGFDIDTPGFYSLIFNNKKATTLFLEKGDDISIKSSENEKENFVIKGSETSQRIEQLFYYQEEYQKKLKEMTEASQADMMNLNRDSFMLAVGSVDRGFKKQLRSFIEEKPNSPAALLAIYQGNREGLVFDLFQDVELFESVHKNISEAKPALKSHLDFLKKNIDKTIAPNFTLPDTKGKQVSLKEYEGNWIFVDFWASWCKPCRAQNPELVKIHKEFPDLKMVSVSLDGLPNQKDPKKEWLKAIKKDKLSWVNLSDLKGGNTEVVRLYEFQSIPMKVLINPQGKIVLRNGSLETFRSKLNEAFNK from the coding sequence ATGAAAAAAGTTAGCATCATATTTTCACTCATTCTTTTATCCATTATAGCTTCTTGTGGAGGAGGAAAAACAGAGTCAAAATTCAATACAAATATTGCGGTGGAATACGCAGAGGCAGATACGGCAATCTTGATTCAAATAAATCCAAAATCAGCGATGCCAATAGATACCCTCTATTTTACGGATAACCGAGCAAATTATGGATTTGATATTGATACTCCAGGGTTTTACTCTTTGATTTTTAATAATAAAAAAGCCACAACGCTTTTCTTGGAGAAGGGAGATGATATTTCAATAAAATCTTCGGAAAACGAAAAGGAAAATTTTGTAATCAAAGGTTCAGAAACCTCTCAAAGAATAGAACAATTATTCTACTACCAAGAAGAATATCAAAAGAAGCTTAAAGAAATGACCGAAGCGAGTCAAGCAGATATGATGAATCTAAATAGAGATTCATTTATGCTGGCTGTTGGAAGTGTGGATAGAGGTTTTAAAAAGCAATTGCGTTCTTTTATTGAGGAAAAACCAAATTCTCCTGCAGCTCTTTTGGCTATTTACCAAGGAAATCGTGAAGGATTAGTTTTTGATTTATTTCAAGATGTTGAATTGTTTGAATCTGTGCATAAAAATATTTCTGAGGCAAAACCAGCCTTAAAAAGTCATTTAGATTTTTTAAAGAAAAATATAGACAAAACGATTGCTCCAAATTTCACCTTGCCTGATACAAAAGGGAAACAAGTTTCTTTAAAAGAGTATGAAGGAAATTGGATCTTTGTAGATTTTTGGGCATCTTGGTGTAAGCCATGTAGAGCTCAAAATCCTGAATTGGTAAAAATCCATAAGGAATTCCCGGATCTTAAAATGGTTTCGGTATCATTAGATGGTTTGCCAAATCAAAAAGATCCTAAAAAAGAATGGCTTAAGGCGATTAAAAAAGATAAACTTTCTTGGGTAAATCTTTCGGATCTAAAAGGAGGAAATACAGAAGTAGTAAGACTTTATGAATTCCAAAGTATTCCTATGAAAGTACTGATAAATCCTCAAGGGAAAATCGTTCTAAGAAACGGATCTTTAGAGACATTTCGTAGTAAGCTAAACGAGGCTTTTAATAAATAA
- a CDS encoding cytochrome-c peroxidase, whose product MKKYRFILLIFPLLIACNCEEDPKADEFKTTPYALDISSSLPKYNKNLLSLNRETVTLGKKLFYDKKLSGDNTMSCNDCHKQEFAFGTNLKVEKGIDGIAGKRNSMPLFNFVWNNKDLFWDGRAKNLETQVTMPVEDPIEMHETWENAITELKADAEYPILFKKAFNIEQSEISKKYAAKALSQFLFTLISGDSKYDKFIRGEVDFTDDEIAGLNLFRIEGPENGLPGGGDCFHCHVEPLFTDYVFRNNGLDPESQWTDLGKYKVSKDPDDKAVFRTPTLRNIALTAPYMHDGRFQTLEEVIEHYNSGGHGSSTTSVLMEHQENGLQLTAEKKKQLIAFLHTLTDEKFITNPEYKP is encoded by the coding sequence ATGAAAAAGTATAGATTTATTTTACTCATTTTTCCATTGCTCATTGCCTGCAACTGTGAAGAAGATCCGAAAGCCGATGAATTTAAGACAACGCCTTATGCATTAGATATTTCTAGTAGCTTGCCAAAATATAATAAAAACCTACTTTCCCTCAATAGAGAAACGGTTACCCTAGGAAAGAAGTTGTTTTATGATAAAAAGCTCAGTGGAGACAATACTATGTCATGTAATGATTGTCATAAACAAGAATTTGCCTTTGGAACAAACCTCAAGGTAGAAAAAGGTATTGATGGAATTGCTGGGAAAAGAAATTCCATGCCTTTATTCAATTTTGTATGGAATAATAAAGATCTCTTTTGGGACGGAAGAGCAAAAAATCTTGAAACACAAGTAACCATGCCCGTGGAAGATCCAATCGAGATGCACGAAACATGGGAAAACGCTATTACAGAACTCAAGGCAGATGCAGAATACCCGATTCTTTTTAAAAAAGCATTTAATATCGAACAATCAGAAATAAGTAAAAAATATGCCGCAAAAGCCTTATCTCAGTTTCTTTTCACTCTTATTTCAGGAGATAGTAAATACGATAAGTTTATACGGGGAGAAGTTGATTTTACCGATGATGAAATAGCCGGTTTAAATTTGTTTAGAATAGAAGGACCAGAAAATGGTTTGCCTGGCGGAGGAGATTGCTTTCACTGTCATGTAGAACCACTTTTTACTGACTATGTTTTTAGAAATAATGGATTGGATCCAGAAAGTCAATGGACAGATCTAGGGAAATATAAAGTATCTAAGGATCCAGATGATAAAGCAGTTTTTAGAACACCCACGCTCAGAAATATAGCCTTAACGGCACCCTATATGCACGATGGTAGGTTTCAAACCTTGGAAGAGGTTATTGAACATTATAACTCAGGAGGACATGGTTCTTCTACCACAAGTGTGTTGATGGAGCACCAAGAAAATGGATTGCAGTTAACTGCAGAAAAGAAAAAACAATTAATTGCCTTTTTGCACACGCTTACTGATGAAAAATTTATTACAAACCCTGAATACAAACCTTAA
- a CDS encoding UDP-2,3-diacylglucosamine diphosphatase → MANSKQNIYLASDFHFGVPNYQESLTREKKVIRWLEFIEDKAKEIHLVGDIWDFWFEYKYTVPKGNVRLLGTLSRLIDQGIEIHFYTGNHDMWTFGYLEKEIGMKVYKKPQEFTYFGKKYLIGHGDGLGPGDRSYKMLKKLFANKFLQWCLARLHPNFVLWIASYFSKRSRVANVEKDKIFHKEEEWLYQYCIEKNHKDFHDFYIFGHRHLPINIDLENQSKYINLGEWINYCSYVQITPENTSLLFFESENEMVFGLN, encoded by the coding sequence TTGGCAAATAGCAAGCAAAATATTTATCTCGCTTCCGATTTTCATTTTGGGGTTCCCAATTATCAAGAAAGTCTTACAAGAGAGAAAAAGGTCATTCGTTGGTTAGAATTTATTGAAGATAAAGCCAAAGAGATTCATCTTGTAGGAGATATTTGGGATTTTTGGTTCGAATATAAATACACTGTACCTAAAGGGAATGTAAGACTTTTGGGTACATTGTCAAGACTGATTGATCAAGGAATAGAAATTCATTTCTATACAGGTAATCATGATATGTGGACTTTTGGTTATCTCGAAAAAGAGATTGGAATGAAAGTCTATAAAAAACCTCAAGAATTCACCTATTTTGGCAAAAAATACCTCATCGGTCATGGTGATGGATTAGGTCCTGGTGATCGGTCTTACAAAATGCTTAAAAAACTGTTTGCAAATAAGTTTCTGCAGTGGTGTTTGGCAAGGCTTCATCCTAACTTTGTTCTGTGGATTGCTTCTTATTTCTCCAAGAGAAGTAGAGTAGCAAATGTGGAAAAAGATAAAATTTTTCATAAAGAAGAGGAATGGTTGTATCAGTATTGCATAGAAAAAAACCATAAAGATTTTCATGATTTTTATATTTTCGGACACAGACATTTACCGATAAATATAGATCTTGAGAACCAAAGTAAATACATAAATCTAGGCGAGTGGATTAATTACTGCTCTTATGTGCAAATTACACCTGAGAATACCTCACTTTTATTTTTCGAATCTGAAAACGAAATGGTTTTTGGCTTAAATTGA